A portion of the Bactrocera neohumeralis isolate Rockhampton chromosome 2, APGP_CSIRO_Bneo_wtdbg2-racon-allhic-juicebox.fasta_v2, whole genome shotgun sequence genome contains these proteins:
- the LOC126751462 gene encoding protein winged eye isoform X1 produces the protein MATFNGHSTSNATDLLGSSVAVAAATEHFERSTAAATTTFLLPSTATANGAPLHLEPFSLAGGPHFVTTTTSPLSGANAGHHHHPHQQQQHHHHQQTNSTSTSYTFVQIKREPCQVSEVTSANCHQTQQQQHHQQHHVSTSSTGGSGIGIGVGMGVGVASSTSSCSASISAASKTMSSSSTLTTLVKIEASSPKVNEMDKTPTVNTLAAAPTMSNTNNTVPIGIAVARKRPQETAGTLSNAAPIPMQQTLNKDMNCFGIRVADLGGVSTGCSNIYFTGNGDLVTGSATAEELALSAAGVQSVNRAPSTFWQYQNALPIESVISMSPATVGLQYSRDASRSQVVLLPATPAALGISNFPIYTPTDPFQQAAAFVWPSYIPQGTTPASAAAAATLQPPPNFIFPSMSPHSTLQPQSYATSLQLFGSNYLTAAAAAAAAAAATSTLCQHNQQQTNTQQTTSSINLSLAAPGGMPPNGSGSSLIGSINSSNNTSSSSSRFLSLATTGASASNILEAPKPQKTLQSTLTLPQPVPPPSTAALPPPPSLILPPAALKIEEWSATDFMAAAAVAAGKPHHASLGTTPTLNFDGRDKTTTNTTNLLDLHNAAAANAQALNLMRLPTPPTSATMESAAAAASGPQLQPQILFQTTSTPSPALLNLSASLQRGTASNVAGATTTVTPTGIFINGGGTTGPPTAISTTIGPPTPLGDETTAINFKTSPVEAAPPQSVSGIVVGVPRAINNSGPAPQSGPPPQMQDVNIQTDTPVCSDDENSTCPLAIQQQQLHTAQANSMNSPSYNNDGEVHEPLELTKQSCHNAGVHRSDADELPITTTPTTTTTETNNIVCHNTANATANGEAESYEVVTQQPPPSSSAGEIVPMLPGNEPVHYNEHQHQPQQSGPEDLTGLELLSNISTSTLANKGIGVGAGMTMVRVKQEPLDHMDAPVSSMSDELSSSTVVPSLPSQMPQFITQQSDVPQPVSGSCDSCVPREAEMQRQPTPLPLLAHSLPPAPSSNVPTTVVEPLGGLNLLCALAEQRIQEEVQSSGGNLFAESESPPLSRSTSSFGRQETPELQNHSHPSRLEQSSFPSMEGIELPSTSGLGLGIGGSGGVEPPVKRKKHKHSKSSKSSSSSTLAGAGKKSQRCSKKSKKKYAKEKRKHKQQQQQLLASAAAAAAASASASDDVDFEDEQLQQELKGAFNRIDPNFQLRFGQWANAQEIFELMESDMRLRLAEITRQYRKKKRKLDEISKNKKKKKCAKLLAAQQLQQQQSTLSLSSLSTGSVGGGLSCSTSGGTSLPLCDYKFPKFSTNSGVVGATSTPYLNRSSFLRFGEKPPSATPTLPHAQFPPPECDNSEDNNTLSASSSTGPSMPIYKPVRLGPSALAGAVAAASLGVDIRNSGTPQRHAQKHTSADKSTSSAIVCKEPKLMVGVTSTSASAASNRRLKEAHSSSSEEQSPASVSSALIQKLGTNVKQQTSKQQRQEQHLSPVTQTSQSPQSQQQTYRKAIDPRDHQLMLTSDHLYRKETRVLTDMGGLFYAGVMKPLQPPDVYAITLDGERGNKSHIMSREEIFKDTILEVAPKSVESVPVGTRLCAYWSQQYRCLYPGRAIESESSDDGETPNDSVSVEFDDGDSGRIRLQNIRLLLSDYPIVVSLKKGSEILGQSLVDDEEISSLPKKYNDNPLYSLGKHKKSSSSARTANGSGSSHNSNDAHEHISTFALPDMPAMAPSTCSSEPPTQSAKDISAQRKEKKRIKNLKKKTQAAAALAANASANTNASTVTVNGGLPSVASTVNGTNGVDDAAESNRKHHKHKKRKKHKKHHHRKANGECEAINGANNTFVIKNAGLTTSGSFLTSTPTTYKGKREYAATVGDNHSNNTLMETDVDDIVEEHVVPEVARMAQTQGGAFQAVAGHSKSQTQSASACLPAATAIKMETAPSTAASNAKVKTEHLDMEEESTSNMMSELSDENKCDDEEVEHNNSKGSKIAAFLPERQLWGWQGKAYRKAGIKGRARKQFYKTIKRGKETITVGDCAVFLSTGRPDRPYIGRIESMWETTSSNKVVRVRWFYHPEETTGCPNLKYPGALFESPHEDENDVQTISHRCEVLPFERYFAKFGADSKQYQSIYDNNDTYYLAGYYNPRVQVLNLQEEIPTLKAEQQQPQPQPKQLEQQPLQEQQQQQNDIDIDNINAVVD, from the exons ATGGCAACATTCAATGGTCATAGCACTTCCAACGCTACGGATTTGTTGGGATCCTCGGTTGCCGTCGCTGCTGCCACAGAGCATTTTGAACGCAGCACTGCTGCGGCTACTACAACGTTTCTGTTACCCTCCACGGCGACGGCAAATGGAGCGCCGTTGCATTTAGAGCCTTTTAGTCTTGCTGGTGGTCCACATTTTGTCACAACCACTACATCACCATTAAGTGGTGCAAATGCTGGCCATCATCATCAtccacatcaacaacaacagcatcaccACCATCAACAAACCAATTCCACTTCAACCAGTTATACATTCGTACAAATTAAACGCGAACCTTGCCAAGTGTCGGAGGTTACCTCTGCTAATTGCCATCaaacacaacagcaacagcatcaCCAGCAGCATCACGTGTCTACATCATCGACAGGTGGCAGTGGCATTGGTATTGGAGTTGGCATGGGTGTTGGTGTAGCTTCATCAACATCCAGTTGTTCGGCTTCCATATCAGCGGCTTCCAAAACGATGTCATCGTCGTCAACGCTAACAACGCTGGTGAAGATTGAGGCTTCCTCACCGAAGGTGAATGAAATGGATAAAACACCAACTGTGAATACACTTGCCGCAGCGCCAACAATGTCTAACACAA ATAACACGGTGCCTATTGGCATTGCCGTGGCGCGTAAACGACCACAAGAAACGGCGGGCACTCTCTCTAATGCTGCACCGATTCCAATGCAACAAACGCTTAATAAGGATATGAATTGCTTTGGTATACGCGTGGCGGATTTAG GTGGTGTTAGCACTGGCTGCAGCAACATCTATTTTACAGGCAACGGTGACTTAGTGACTGGTTCAGCGACCGCCGAGGAGTTGGCGCTCAGCGCCGCTGGTGTTCAGAGTGTAAATCGTGCACCGTCAACCTTTTGGCAATATCAAA ATGCGCTTCCCATCGAGTCAGTGATTTCCATGTCTCCAGCTACTGTGGGTTTGCAGTATTCGCGCGATGCAAGTCGCAGTCAAGTGGTGCTTTTGCCGGCTACACCAGCCGCCTTAG GCATATCAAATTTTCCAATCTATACACCCACAGATCCGTTCCAACAGGCGGCGGCTTTCGTTTGGCCATCATACATACCGCAGGGTACAACGCCGGCTTCTGCCGCTGCGGCCGCCACCCTACAGCCGCCGCCCAATTTTATATTCCCTTCAATGAGCCCACACTCGACGCTACAGCCGCAGTCTTACGCCACGTCACTCCAACTTTTCGGCTCGAATTACTTAACCGCCGCTGCAGCTGCTGCCGCAGCCGCCGCTGCCACTTCGACACTTTGCCAACACAATCAACAGCAAACTAATACACAACAGACCACAAGTTCAATAAACTTGAGCTTGGCCGCACCGGGCGGTATGCCACCGAATGGCAGCGGCAGCAGTCTCATAGGCAGtattaacagcagcaacaatacaAGTAGTTCAAGTAGCCGCTTTCTGAGTTTGGCAACTACAGGTGCGTCCGCTTCCAATATACTCGAAGCACCGAAACCACAAAAAACACTACAGTCTACATTGACGCTACCGCAACCCGTGCCACCACCGTCCACAGCTGCTTTGCCGCCACCGCCGTCGCTGATCCTACCGCCCGCAGCATTGAAAATCGAAGAATGGAGTGCGACGGATTTTATGGCGGCTGCGGCGGTAGCAGCTGGAAAACCCCATCATGCGAGTTTGGGCACGACGCCGACTTTGAATTTCGATGGTCGCGATAAAACGACTACAAACACAACGAATCTGTTGGATTTACACAATGCCGCAGCAGCTAATGCTCAGGCATTGAATTTAATGCGTTTGCCGACCCCTCCAACGTCGGCGACTATGGAGTCGGCGGCTGCAGCTGCTAGCGGGCCACAGTTGCAACCACAAATACTATTTCAGACCACATCGACACCATCGCCAGCTTTGCTCAATTTGTCGGCATCGTTACAGCGCGGTACAGCTAGTAACGTTGCTGGCGCCACTACAACTGTGACACCCACAGGTATTTTCATAAATGGTGGTGGCACTACGGGACCACCGACCGCAATTTCGACCACTATCGGTCCACCAACGCCATTGGGGGATGAGACGACGgcaatcaattttaaaacaagtcCAGTAGAAGCTGCTCCGCCGCAGTCGGTGAGTGGAATTGTGGTGGGTGTGCCGCGTGCAATAAACAACAGTGGTCCAGCGCCTCAATCAGGTCCACCGCCACAAATGCAAGATGTTAATATACAAACCGATACGCCGGTCTGTAGTGATGACGAGAACTCAACGTGTCCGCTTGCCATACAACAGCAACAGTTGCACACTGCACAGGCGAATTCGATGAATTCGCCGAGTTACAACAATGATGGCGAAGTACACGAGCCTTTGGAGTTGACAAAGCAGAGTTGTCACAATGCTGGAGTGCATCGCTCCGATGCTGATGAACTACCCATAACAACAACGCCAACCACAACCACGACAGAAACAAATAATATTGTGTGCCATAACACAGCCAACGCCACGGCGAATGGGGAAGCTGAAAGTTACGAAGTTGTAACCCAACAACCTCCACCATCGTCTTCAGCTGGTGAAATCGTTCCAATGCTTCCAGGTAATGAACCAGTTCATTACAATGAACATCAACACCAACCGCAGCAATCCGGCCCAGAAGATCTAACCGGTCTGGAGCTGCTATCTAACATCAGCACTAGTACGCTAGCAAATAAAGGTATCGGCGTAGGCGCTGGTATGACAATGGTGCGTGTCAAGCAGGAACCACTCGACCACATGGACGCACCCGTTTCTTCAATGAGCGATGAATTGTCATCATCAACAGTCGTGCCATCCTTACCGTCACAAATGCCACAATTTATCACACAGCAATCGGATGTACCGCAGCCGGTTTCGGGCAGCTGCGACTCCTGTGTGCCCAGAGAGGCTGAAATGCAGAGACAACCAACACCGTTGCCCTTGCTGGCCCATTCGCTCCCACCCGCACCTTCATCGAATGTGCCCACAACGGTAGTAGAGCCCCTGGGTGGTTTGAATTTGCTCTGTGCTCTAGCTGAACAACGCATCCAAGAAGAAGTTCAGAGTAGTGGAGGCAATTTGTTCGCTGAAAGCGAGTCGCCGCCACTATCACGCTCCACTTCATCATTCGGCCGTCAAGAGACGCCCGAATTACAGAACCATTCACATCCGTCGCGTTTGGAACAATCTTCGTTTCCCTCAATGGAAGGTATCGAGCTGCCTTCGACGAGTGGTCTTGGTCTCGGTATTGGTGGCAGCGGTGGCGTAGAACCGCCAGTCAAGCGCAAAAAGCACAAACATTCCAAATCATCAAAATCATCTTCGTCATCAACACTGGCTGGTGCTGGCAAGAAGTCGCAGCGCTGCTCGAAGAAAAGCAAGAAGAAATATGCCAAGGAGAAGCGTaaacacaagcaacaacaacaacaattgttggCATCTGCTGCTGCCGCAGCGGCCGCGTCTGCCTCCGCTTCTGACGATGTCGACTTTGAGGACGAACAATTACAACAAGAATTGAAGGGCGCCTTTAACCGTATCGATCCCAACTTTCAATTGCGTTTCGGTCAGTGGGCCAATGCACAAGAGATATTCGAGTTGATGGAGAGTGATATGCGTTTGCGTTTAGCGGAAATAACGCGTCAGTATCGCaagaaaaagagaaagctcGATGAGATatccaaaaataagaaaaagaaaaaatgtgcaaaattacTTGCCGcgcaacaactgcaacaacaacagtccaCACTTTCACTGTCTTCATTGAGTACTGGCAGTGTTGGTGGTGGTCTCTCCTGCAGTACGTCTGGTGGCACATCTTTACCACTCTGTGATTACAAGTTTCCGAAATTCTCGACTAATAGCGGTGTGGTTGGTGCTACATCGACGCCTTACTTGAATCGTTCCAGTTTTCTACGCTTCGGCGAGAAACCGCCATCCGCCACGCCCACACTTCCACATGCACAATTTCCGCCCCCTGAATGCGACAATTCAGAAGACAACAACACACTTTCGGCCAGCAGCTCCACGGGCCCATCCATGCCCATTTATAAACCAGTGCGATTAGGCCCCAGCGCTTTAGCGGGTGCTGTTGCGGCGGCATCACTTGGCGTTGACATTCGGAATAGTGGCACACCACAGCGTCATGCGCAAAAGCACACATCTGCGGATAAATCCACAAGCTCGGCTATAGTATGCAAAGAACCGAAGTTAATGGTCGGTGTGACGTCAACATCTGCTTCGGCTGCCTCCAATAGACGTTTGAAAGAGGCGCACTCTTCTTCGTCCGAGGAACAGAGTCCGGCTAGCGTATCTTCAGCGCTAATACAAAAACTAGGAACGAACGTTAAGCAACAGACTTCTAAGCAACAACGACAGGAACAGCATCTCTCACCTGTGACTCAAACCTCCCAGTCGCCGCAGtcccaacaacaaacataccGAAAAGCGATAGACCCACGCGATCACCAATTAATGCTGACcagtgatcatttatatagaaAGGAAACGCGTGTGCTGACCGACATGGGTGGTCTCTTTTATGCCGGTGTGATGAAACCACTTCAACCGCCTGACGTGTACGCAATAACATTGGATGGCGAACGCGGTAATAAGTCGCATATAATGTCGCGTGAGGAGATCTTCAAGGATACT ATTCTGGAAGTGGCGCCCAAATCTGTGGAGAGTGTACCTGTTGGCACACGACTTTGTGCCTATTGGAGTCAGCAGTATCGTTGTCTTTATCCCGGTCGTGCTATTGAGTCTGAATCGTCTGATGATGGTGAAACACCCAACGATTCTGTTAGCGTGGAATTTGACGATGGCGACAGTGGGCGCATACGTCTACAGAATATACGCTTACTCCTAAGTGATTATCCCATTGTGG TTTCATTGAAAAAAGGGTCGGAAATTTTGGGTCAAAGTTTAGTGGATGATGAAGAGATTTCTTCGCTTCCGAAAA AGTACAACGATAATCCCCTCTACTCTTTAGGCAAGCACAAGAAGTCGAGCTCATCTGCCCGTACCGCCAACGGCTCCGGAAGCAGTCACAATTCCAATGATGCTCACGAACACATTTCTACATTTGCACTCCCCGATATGCCAGCCATGGCGCCGTCGACATGCAGCAGCGAACCGCCAACACAAAGTGCAAAAGACATCAGTGCCCAACGTAAGGAGAAGAAACGCATTAAGAATCTGAAGAAGAAAACACAAGCAGCAGCAGCGCTGGCAGCAAATGCAAGCGCAAATACTAATGCGTCCACGGTGACAGTTAATGGTGGGCTACCGTCAGTCGCGTCCACTGTGAATGGCACAAATGGTGTGGACGATGCCGCCGAGAGTAATCGCAAACACcacaaacataaaaaacgcAAAAAGCACAAGAAACATCATCACCGCAAGGCGAATGGTGAATGTGAAGCGATTAACGGTGCTAATAATACGTTCGTAATCAAAAACGCCGGTTTGACGACTAGTGGCAGCTTCTTGACGTCCACACCGACCACTTACAAAGGTAAACGAGAATACGCTGCAACAGTTGGTGATAATCACAGCAACAATACGCTAATGGAAACTGATGTCGATGACATTGTCGAAGAACACGTCGTGCCAGAAGTGGCGCGAATGGCTCAAACACAGGGTGGCGCCTTCCAAGCAGTGGCCGGTCACAGCAAGTCACAAACGCAAAGCGCATCGGCTTGCCTGCCCGCTGCGACTGCAATTAAGATGGAAACTGCGCCGTCGACGGCGGCGTCAAATGCTAAAGTAAAAACTGAGCATTTGGATATGGAGGAGGAGAGCACCTCAAATATGATGTCCGAGCTATCGGATGAG AACAAATGTGATGATGAGGAGGTGGAGCATAATAATTCGAAGGGCAGCAAAATTGCCGCTTTCCTGCCGGAGCGACAGCTCTGGGGTTGGCAGGGTAAAGCTTATCGTAAAGCTGGTATTAAGGGCAGAGCCCGCAAACAATTCTATAAAACAATCAAAAGGGGAAAAGAAACAATAACT GTTGGGGATTGTGCAGTATTTTTATCAACTGGTAGACCAGATAGGCCATATATTGGACGCATTGAATCCATGTGGGAGACAACGTCCAGCAATAAAGTAGTGCGTGTTCGATGGTTTTATCATCCTGAAGAGACAACGGGCTGTCCGAATCTTAAATATCCG GGCGCTTTATTTGAATCACCACACGAGGACGAAAACGACGTCCAGACAATATCGCATCGCTGTGAAGTACTACCGTTTGAGCGTTATTTCGCTAAATTCGGAGCCGATTCGAAGCAATATCAATCCATTTATGATAATAACGATACATACTACTTAGCGGGCTATTATAATCCGCGAGTCCAGGTGCTCAATCTGCAGGAGGAGATACCAACGCTTAAAGCAGAGCAACAgcagccgcagccgcagccGAAACAGCTTGAGCAGCAGCCATTGCaggaacagcaacaacaacaaaacgatatagatatagataacATAAACGCGGTTGTTGATTAA